ATGAAATGACCCATGCAGTCATGATGCGGACCATGAATTTTGGAGATCTCTCAACTTGGTTCTCTGAAGGTGTTGCTGAATTTACCCATGGTGGCGATGAACGATTAGAATCTGCAATTGCTTCACTTGGTAGTATTAACGCGGTAGTTGCAAACTTTGGTACCGGCGCAGAATCGGATTGGAATGGTGTAGCAAATGATTATGGATCGGCATATTTGGCTGTGCGTTATATGGATCAACAAATCAAAGCGGAAGGTGGAACGGGGGTTAAAGAAGTACTTCAGTATTTAAAAGATAATCCAAACGATACGCTTGATGATGCTTTGGCAGATGCAAAGAATAATTATGTTTTCCTTACATTTAATGATTCAGCATCTTTTGTCGCTGATTTTACCGCATCTGTTTCTGATGCTACATATGTTGCAGAAACTGGCATTATTTTAGATGCTGGTGCCGAAGATGATACCGGTTCAGCTACCGGATCTGAAGGTGGGACTGGTGGAGATTTGAATGCTGAAGATATTATGTCGGAAACAGGTGGAGCTGCTGGTGCTGAGGAAGAACAACCTTTAGATCATTTCACAGTTATCTGGCCAAATCTATCTGATTCAGTAGCCCAATCCTTTACCATGCAGATTGGTGCCAATACAGGGCAGAAAATGACCATCAGTACCAGTGACATGCGGGCCGAAGCTCTGGGTCTTGATGAGATCCGGGTGACATCACATTCTCAGGCCAATACAGCGATCAGTACCTGTGATTCGGCCATGACTATGGTCTCTGCCGAACGCTCTCGGCTTGGGGCCTATCAGAACAGATTAGAGCATACCTCGTCTAATCTTATGTCTGCCTCAGGAAGTTTAAGTAAGTCAGAGTCTCAGATTAGAGATGTGGATATGGCTAATGAAATGATGACCCTTACCAAGCAGAATATCCTGATGCAATCTGCCCAGGCCATGCTTTCTCAGGCTAATCAGCAACCACAAGGGGTAATGCAGTTACTGGCGTAAAAGGAGGCGATTTAGATGGGAAAAAAGTTTACAGCAAGATGTAATGTTTGTCAGACTGAATTTGATGTCCGAGAAGGCGGTGGCCTAAATTTTTATTTGCTGCATTGCAATAGCTGCGGTAAAGAAAAAGAGCTGAGCACCAAAGAAGTTGAAAAAGCATTACCGGACCAGAATCAAACCTTAAGCCGCAATGAGAAAATTGAAGCGATTGCTGGAACATGTGAAAATGGTCACTACCGCTTAAATGCTAAAGCGAGATGCCCTAAATGTGGCTCAGCTGACTACAGTATAGTAACAGACAAAGACGGAAAGGTGAGAATCGCCTTTTATGATTAAAGAAATTTAAAAACCCCAGGCTTACGACTTTTGGTCGGACAACCTGGGGTTTTATTTTTTCAGAATAATAGATTACGTTTAGTAGACGAAGATTGCTAAGCCGACTTTCTTCTGTAGTGTTTATCAATGAGATGAAAGCATTCTAAAATTTGATTTATTGTTTATCGTACTGCGGATAATACCCCAGAAACTGAAAGGTTTCCGTTTTCTCTTCAATAATAGGTAAAATACTCATCAGGGTATTCTGAGAAATATCACCGGTAAAATCCATAAAAAACAGGTATTCCCAGTTCTCTTTTAAAAGCGGCCGGGATTCAATCTTGCAGAGATTAAGAGAAAATACCGAAAAAATCCCAATAATTTCATAAAGAGCGCCAGGTCGGTGGGGGAGGTTAAACACCATACTGACCCGGGAAGGATTATTTCTTAGTTTAAGTTCTTTGGAAATCACCACAAATCTTGTCACATTAGTCTGAGAAAAACTGATATCATCAGCTAAAATATCCAAGTCATAAAGAGTGCTGGTTTTCTTACTGGCGATAGCTGCTTTTGTCAGATCGTTCTGTTCAGCGACATAAGCAGCAGCGATGGCTGTATTGTGATAAGGGATGCAGATCCAGTCCGGATAGTCTTTTAAAAAAAGCTGGGACTGGGAAAAACCCTGGGGGTGGGAATAGACCTCTTTAATATTTTCGATAGTGGCTCCGGGAGGTGCCAGCAGACAGTGTTTTACCCGGACTTCTTCTTCGCCGATAATATAATAATGATACTTTGACAGTAGATCGTAAACACTGGCTATTGAACCGGTAGAAGAATTCTCAATTGGTAAAACCCCGTAATCACATTGATTGTTATGAATACAATCGAAAACCTCATCAAAGCTCTGAAAAGGCTTGAGTTCACAATTATCATTAAAAAAAGAAAGTGAAGCTTCCTCGCCGTATGAACCGGCAGTACCAGCATAGGCAACTTTTGGATTTTCTTCCAGTGTGTAAGGATAGTCAGAAAAAGCCTGATTAAGTGATTTGAGATAATCCATTTTAATAACCCAGGTCTTCGCCGACCAGAATGATCTTGATGCGTCCGGGAATACCTGACTGGCGGGTAATGACAATATTGGAGCACATACAGTCTTCGGAATAACAGTTGTAGCATTGTCCTTTGTCATAACAAGGAGTCTTTCTATTCAAGCGGATGGCGTTCACTGGAGCAGCGGTGTTCTGGGCCCGATAAACCCCAGCATCAGTATTGGCAACAACTTTGTTCATACCGGCCAGGACAATTACCTGCTCTGGTCC
This genomic interval from Eubacteriaceae bacterium ES3 contains the following:
- a CDS encoding flagellinolysin, whose protein sequence is MRINHNMTALNSYGQLNQNNTAVAKSIEKLSSGLSINKAGDNAAGLAISEKMRGQIRGLDQADKNTQNAISMIETAEGALNETHSIIQRIRELSVQAANDTNATEDREAIQLEIDELVKDVDRIGNNTEYNTIKLLNKGNASMSMADQQNLISSLKKYWLFDAEKLVEDSYGLTADNVSLTVEFTNDTSSSYAAMVVGSYTYVPGDTVGAEDITGKGSNLTLKINMAYSQPTDTADGGTYPQYVDRVIAHEMTHAVMMRTMNFGDLSTWFSEGVAEFTHGGDERLESAIASLGSINAVVANFGTGAESDWNGVANDYGSAYLAVRYMDQQIKAEGGTGVKEVLQYLKDNPNDTLDDALADAKNNYVFLTFNDSASFVADFTASVSDATYVAETGIILDAGAEDDTGSATGSEGGTGGDLNAEDIMSETGGAAGAEEEQPLDHFTVIWPNLSDSVAQSFTMQIGANTGQKMTISTSDMRAEALGLDEIRVTSHSQANTAISTCDSAMTMVSAERSRLGAYQNRLEHTSSNLMSASGSLSKSESQIRDVDMANEMMTLTKQNILMQSAQAMLSQANQQPQGVMQLLA
- the pheA gene encoding prephenate dehydratase, translating into MDYLKSLNQAFSDYPYTLEENPKVAYAGTAGSYGEEASLSFFNDNCELKPFQSFDEVFDCIHNNQCDYGVLPIENSSTGSIASVYDLLSKYHYYIIGEEEVRVKHCLLAPPGATIENIKEVYSHPQGFSQSQLFLKDYPDWICIPYHNTAIAAAYVAEQNDLTKAAIASKKTSTLYDLDILADDISFSQTNVTRFVVISKELKLRNNPSRVSMVFNLPHRPGALYEIIGIFSVFSLNLCKIESRPLLKENWEYLFFMDFTGDISQNTLMSILPIIEEKTETFQFLGYYPQYDKQ